The nucleotide window CCGGTGACCCTGCTTATTTGTCAAATGCGCCTCACGTGCCCCTTCACGTGACACTTTCCTTAAACTGGATCTAAATATTTCACCGAAATCAAGGGCCTAGTATAGACAAAGGGCAAGTGTAGACAAGGTAGAACCATAACTTTTTCTTCTCAGAAATATTTACTCTCTTGTCATTTCGAGCCCCTTACTTCTGTTATTTGTTTATGAAGTCTGTTTGTCGTTTCCATGAGGACTTCTATGTACAAAACAAAGCATTTTACGTATTTCTCCATAAGGTGTTACAACCAGTCAAGAAACCCCACACCTTACAAAGCAAATCtatgttttaatattaaaaaaactttCTCTTTAATGAGATACCGAATGAAAAAATACTCTTGTCTTCTGCGTTTGTTCCTTTTGATTATACATGTACATTTAGGTTACTCACGCatattacaaaaaaaatgaaaaaaaaatcagaatggttacatgtgaaaaaaaaaaaaaaatctcggggctcctgggtggctcagtgggttaaggcctctgccttcagctcaggtcatgatccgggtgttctgggatggagccccacatcgggctcactgctctgcggacagcctgcttcctcctctctctgcctgcccctctgcctacttgtgatctgtcaagtaaataaataaaatattaaaaaaaaatctccagctCCTTATTCTTTGATGCTAATTTATATCGCAAGAGgctaaacagtttttaaaagttagcATTTCAATTTTGGTTATGGGTAATTTACGTGGCACAAGCATCAAAAGCCGTGGAAAGATGCCTTTTTCTCCCCATTCCTCATTACTCCATAGCAGGTAACTGTTAGCAGTTTTGTTTGTCCTTCCAGAAAAgttgtatgtgtgtatagaaGCTGATGGAAGTGTTTTCCACCTTAATTTTGCACAAATAGTGAACTACCATACTCATTATTTTGTCACTTGACTTTTCCCACGTAATAATTGATTTTAGAGACTTTTATCACTATGTAAGTCTCTTCCTCAATTTTTAATCCAGTTAATATTATTACAAGTAAATATATTGATGCACCATAATACATTTTCCCTGTCTCGATATAATGACATTTAAATAGTTTCTAATCCTTTGTTCTCGGAAACACTACTGTAATGAAAAACGCCTGTGCGAGTCATTTCCCAGGCAGGAAGTTCATCAGTAGAGTATATTTCTACCAGAGAATTCTATAGGTGGAATTCATAAATTGGGAGAGTGCAGAGTTTTCCTTCATAGCAATGAAGCAAATTTATACCCCTCCCACCCATCTTTGAGACTGCCTGTTGACTCATCCCCAGAGAACCAAGTGTATAGTTACACTCTTGGATTATTTTTTAGTCTGCCAGGtgaaaaatggtatctcattgtaccTTAATAAACGTTTCCCTCATGAGTTAATTTAAATATCTACATGTCCGGGCCATTTGTATTTTGCCTTCTCTGAATTCCCTGTTCACATACTTTGCCCACTTTTCAATCAGGTAACTGATCTTTTTCTTATCAGttggtattcattctttctaaatTAAGGAAAGCAGCTTTGAAGTGTTGCAATATTTACTGCAGattatcatttgtcttttgggtttATTTGCAGTGACTTTTCTTCCATATGTTAAGTTTAGTTTTATGCTGTCAATTCACTTTATTGCATAACTTCAAGGTTTTATAATACTTTAGAAAGATTTGAGGTTATAAAATAACGTTTATATTTTTTCCCTAGTATTTTTGTGGTTTCtttaagtttcattcttttctttcttaaaaaatttttttaaaaaatttatttgacagagacagagacagccagagagggaatataagcaggggaagtgggagagggagaagcaggcttcccactgagtagggaaccccatgtggaactcgatcccagactctggagtcatgacccaagctgaagcttaatgactgagccacccaggtgccctttttttttttcttttaaatctgtgctttaatacatatatattacatatggaCGGGGGTTTTTCTATCATTCTTGGGCACaactttgttttccttgaagaaaattgtcccaatttattaaatatttcatctttttcttcgTTTTGTATGAGAGGCTATCTTAATCATAGTCTAACCCATTAGGAACTAAGGATTGATTCAGAACGCTTTACTCTTTTCCAGTGGACTGTCTCTTCATGTTGCTATGTTACTGCAGATAAAagtttaaatagaattttattctctgcaaataatttaatttcattttcccgCTTGACAAAGTATTTTCTTGGTTCTTCTTTGTTAATGTTCCAAATACAATTTAGAATCACTGGttctggggaaaaaatgtatttttttcctccaggatAGGATTTACCTTATAAATTCATTTAGAAAGcatgatcataggggaagagaggggaaagtaaaatgacaaaaccagagagagacacaaaccataacagactcttaactgtcagaagcaaagtgagggttgctggaggggagaggggtgagggaatgggacaactgggtgatggacatgtaATGAGCTCTGgatattatataaaactgatgaatcacagacctgaacctctgaagcaaataacgcattatatgttaacaaaaaaaaaaaaaaaaaaggaaagcattatatgtttatatattttttcttgttaacCAAGACCAAGATAcgctttttcatgtgtttagGTGTTACCTTGTAATCTACAGAAGTGTTTGTAGGCATATTAATATATGCcttacatatttattaaatagattgcatgtaattattttgtattatttttgtccTACCATACATTGGGTCTTTTACTCCCATGCATCTTCTAAATGGTCATTGTATCATGAAGGCAGTTGATTTCTATATGCTTTCTATATACTGCGATTTCAGTTTTTAGCTGAGTCTCCTGGGTGTATACTTGCTTTTGgaatagtgagagttttactttcttttccagttctcattttttttttgtttgtgtaatTGTGTTGGCTCATACGTCTAGTATAATAAATTAAATCAGGAGAATAACAGTGATCACCCTTTCCTTGGTTTTGTTGTAAGTAGGAATGTCATTGGTTTTCTCTACTAAAGTAAGTGTTGGCTTTGggggtgaattttattttcagtccAGTAATCGAATTTTAGAATTTGGAGAGAAGTATATTTGAAACATAAATCTTGAATCAGTATTCTTTATTTCCATGACAGACTGCTCCATGTGTCCTCTTTTGAAGTTTCAAAGGACACAAGCACAGACGATTCTCAGCACAATTCATCAAAAATTTAGAAAGGCTCTTTAGTATTTTTGCACACCTTATTTTATGTAGCACAATCCCTGCCATTTAAAAAGTCGGTGTACCCCCTCTTCAGTGTTTTCTTACAAAAACTTTTAGTAACTCTGGGAATTTCTACTTAAGGTTTTCTATTTTAGAGATCACACTGACACAGCATTGAAACACCCATCTAGGGTCATAGTAGGGAGAAAACTCACTGCCTCCCCTAGGGCCCTCAGCAATTGACTTGAATGTCATTCTGTGGGCACAGAAGAATGTCGGGCTATTCCTGAGGTCAAGTTTCAACAACAAAGCTCAGCAGAACACAAAGTAAAAAGTAATCATGACAGAATTAAATTGGTGATATAATCAAATAATAGCTTATGAAATACCATGTAGTCAGGATTGAAGAAAGGTCCTTAGAAATGGGACCAGACCTTGAAATTCTCGCAGAGAACTGCAAGTAAATAGAAATACACTTAATAAAAGGAGGCAAATGgttatgtgattaaaaaaaaaaagtccatctcTTGCCTGTTTTGGTAAGATAAAATACCTAAACCCAGCAAAGGGGTCAGTCCAGTTAATATTTCTGCTTACGAATGGGGAACATAAACTGCAGGTTGATTTGGAGTTTTCTCGTGGTTTGTTCCCAAGCCATTTATATGTCCTAGGGAGTAACCAAAACCAGAACTTCCCAATCCTTGCTACTCGCTGGAGTACCCAACGTCAGTTATTTGACCGAGATGACGGGTCTTGTCAACTGCATCCAGCTGGGCACGTAGTGTCTGGTCTAAAACTAAgattttgttgtggttttgaaaAGGTTCATTGAAATTCAGGTTTTGGAAGTGTGCTGGTTTATGGCGCTCGGTGACTTTGTGACCAAGAAGGTTCTTGTTCAGTGGATGCAGTGGCTGCCGTAAGGTCAGAGCTTTGTTCCTGTGATGACGTTCCTTGGTCCCTCTGGGTGGAGCTCATCTGGATTCTGACTTGCTGGAGAGCTCTGTGCTTGTTTTTGACATTTGGTTGAGTAGATGATGTACGTGCTTCTCATTAGAAAAATGGCAGCAATAACTGCGAAATAACTCCCATAAACTAAaaactagagaaaaacaaatggaattaATTAGACACACATAAAATATGACTGTGTATACCACTGATAATACGCAGTCATGGCACTGATTCGCTTGGACTGTAGGATAACTAAGACCTAGGACTTTAACATATGTCATTTAGATTTGCacaatattttcttctatcttAGAAGAATCAGCTATAAAAGTGTAAGAAATGCAGTAACTAAGAATGTGGGCTCTGGAGCCAAGGttacttgggttcaaatcccagttaaCACCACCAAAGTGAAAAAAACACTAAATCCCACTGAGCTATGTGTTTACGTCTGTAGGGTAGTGCAATGCTATgagtaaattttatataatgagGCTACTTCTTACATGCTTTTCCCGCCCTTTCCCAGATCcaaatgtaaaatgtgaaattGGGCTAATTTCAGGTCCTACAGTAGAGTAGGGAAAAGGAACTGAGCTCTGCAGCCAAGTACCATTTCTAGTCAAATCTCCTAACTCTTGGAAGGGGATGATGGGAGGAAGAGCAGACATACAGGGGACACAATGACCGGAGTAGCACCAGATGAGGCGTTaggagccaaaggcaaaagctaATCGACTGTGCTTATGGCTGAAAACCTGTGTTACAATATGATAATTAAGgaattgcttattttaaaatttgcccAACTAAGCaattcaagaaattaaatattggATGTAGTGGAAAAACCTTTCAGATTACCTCAGTATTCTACATTCCCACAACTACCTGACTAGGAAAACAGCAATATTGGAGCTTACCTGAATGCTGATTGGCAGGTTGAGTCCTTTCTGATCTACAACGATCACAGTCATAATGGTCTGAATTACCAGTGCCATGAAGGTGTTCATTCCAAACACCAGGGCGTAGCGTTCCACACTCAGGTTAACTGCAATCTGAAATCTGTCAATGAATGTTGAATTATACACAAGGGactcttatatttaaaaaacagaaactgaaGATAAAAGTGATGTCTTGTTACCAATACTCTGTCTAAATCTCCTCCAGTTTAGACAAACAGGGAGAGCAAAGAAAGGgaattaatttaagaaatacagATGGAGGCTGAATTAAAATACCCATTGAGGAAATACAGCACAATTACTCCAATCCAATTTAATTCTTTCAGAGTGAAAACTAAATATTCTAAGTTCTCATAACCTGAGAATATTCAATGCTATCTGGTTTTAGATACTGTTTCACAgagaatttttatgaaaatgcCAGCAATATCCCACCTGTGGAATCATTTGGAGAGTTATTCTTTTTACTGTCAATTGTATCAACAGTTTCAAATTTAGGTAGGTGAGGTATTTATTCTTTGGAAGATCGAGATCTTGGCTGGCTGTGCAATCGAGTGAATCTGTAattagtttgtttttaataattatgtaGATTTTGACATCTTACAACTCACGAATGACTGGCTAGTGTATGTTAGTATGTTATTTAGAGCTCTTCTgtggaacaaaggcaaaagactTTGGGTTCTGAAgattcttaaaatgaaaagaagcaaTATAATCCTACCTTAACAATGTCCTCTCGCATGAAGAGAGAAACTTAAGAGACATGAGTTTGATTCATTAAACTGacatatttccattaaaaaagtaaacttgCCAACAagcttattctctttcttttgttccaTGATCTTTTCGAAGTCTACTTATATTTCTGTGTTTCGTCAATTCCTTATCAAACATTTTTGACATATTAAatcccaaaactttttttttttttaatttatttgccagactgagagagagagtacatacaagcaggcagagaggcaggcagaggcagcgagagaagcaggctccctgccgagcaaggagcctgatgcgggactggatcccaggaccccgggatcatgacctgagctgaaggcagcagagCCCAAGGCAACGGCTTAACGGCGTCCCTAAATCCCAAAACTTAACAAAGTTTCTGGCTCTACTTCTTTCAAATgatttgaaattcaaatatttcttatcTCTTTTGGTTAATACCAAAGCCCATTTCCTATAGTCAGCTGCCTCTGAACTTACATATGgaacaaaacatttttcattgttaaaaaatgatttctgggATATACAGTTTTTTATAATCGTTGCATCTACTTTTTTCAATATCCAATTTTTTATAACTTGCTCAGCCTACTTTGCTTCACACAAAAGTACATACCTGGAATGACACAAACAACTAAATGAAATTAACAATAAACTTAATCATTCAAAATCAGACTGCACCACACCTTGTTAGGGCAAAAAGtctgaaataaaaatcacaatcaTTGCTTTCGGTTATGAACCCacagaactctttttttctttgatgactAATCTTAGTAACATTCACAGGGCAAATAGTTAAGTGAAAACATGGCTTAACTGCATCCCACTTAATATATAATCAACATTTAAAATACTGCAATTGATTAAAATCCTTCCAAAGTTCTGCGAGGAACTATAGAAATGCTACTGAAGAGAGAATATGGTGTGGTTTCAGGAGTGGAGAGAAATGGTTGGTAGTACTTACACTGCTATGGTTATAAGAAGCATATAGCTGGACTTGAATATCAGATAGCCAGCATAGCATGCCCAAATGTCGGTCGTGTAATGCGTGAGGAACAGAGAGCCTGCACTAATGATGGAGAAGATGGCTAGAGCCAGCTCCCCCAGAAGATCCCAGTTGACTTTCACATAGCCCACTGCAAAGGCAGCCACGGCCcctgaaaaagaaacattaaggGAGCTCCAACATATTGACTTTGCACGTGGGATAGGTCAACATGCTCTCTTTACAAAGCCACATCTCAGGCAAATCTACAAGGTGAATACGTGGCTTTCACAGAAACGGTGTGATCCACCTAAATGTGGATTTATCCTTTTCTcaaccatgttttcttttagctTCTCTCTTTACCTCCTCTTCTTTCAGTCCGGTAGTTGCCACAATTTTAATTGGCATCTGCTGCATGCCCTGCAGAGCACCCTGGAGAGGGCCCAGAAAGGTTCTTTAGAAAGGGGTCAGAAAGGTTCACAGCAGCGTGGGGAGGAATGATACACAAACCCAGTCACTTGCTACAACATGCAAGGGGCCGGGACAGACAAGAGTGAAAGGGCTGCTCTGGTAGTATACCCAGCCTGTCCATACTTGTCTTTCTGGTTCATCGTTTATTGTACATTTTTTCAATGGGTTAAGGATGTGCTGCACTGGGTAGAAAAGTTGAGTCTTCACCTTAACCTTCTGGTCTCTATCTCAGTGTCTTTGAGATCTGGTCTCATTTACTTGAGATTTTCAGTGAACTCTGTATTGACTTACGGAGTTTAAGAGATTGGATAATTGGCAGTCATGACAGTTAGTATTTATAGTTCTTTTTATCAAAATGAAAGGTAAAACATTTTATCAAAACGAAAGGTATTTATGTTTCAAATCACTGATATTTGATTAACTTTTCCATGTGTGAGCCAGGAAAGAATCAGTgctacaaaggaaataaaattctttcccctctcccctagAATTTGGAACATAGGAGAAAGAATTTCAGTGAACCAATTCCAGCACAGTCCTGGTGTGCAGAAGTTAAGGTGAAGCCTCCCAAGAGAGAGACAATAAGAGAACAGACACCACATGAGTTTTTTGAAACTTTTGGTAAATGAGGGTGTGGAAATCTCCTACTTCctagaaaatatctttaaagtcTCAGTTGAATTAAAGTTTCCACTTATcaggatataaatatttattgtagaGTAAACTTCAAAGGCAGATTTCCTTCTGATATTGGAATCTTGACTCTCACATTTATTTCACTTCTCACTTAAATCTCTTAAGAAAGCTACTATGGGAAATTTTTGGTGTGGAACCTAGAATTGCTAAAGGTGGGCACTAGCTAAATCAAGTCCTTTATTAAGAAAACTCTTCCCATTATAATTTGGAAGGCTTGACAGTCCAATctattttactaaaataataaaatttccttACTTATATACAAGGTGAGtattttcctttggatataaAAACAACCCGGAAGAAGAAGTGGCGTTATTAACCCCTTTCCTGATGGTGAATTGGAATCTTAAGAATTTGCCCAGAATTTAATCATTTGGTGCTTAATCCTGAGCTCTTGAGTTATTTGGCTATAATTCTGCCACATTGAATAGAAGTGTCAtggtcctctttttcttttttacagtgacttctatttaaaaaaaaaaatttaatacacCCCTCCAAACAGAACCAGTTTACCACCATGGATTTAGCAACTGAAGACATTAAAGGAAGATAAATCTATGTCTGCTTACCTCCAAAGGTTGCAATAGCTTCTACCGCCCCATTATAGACAAAAGAACTCTGGGACGGTGCCTTGTAATCCCACAGGATTTGAACATAGTTCAAAACCTGGTTAAAACCTGCTGTGGAGAAGGCCCACCATAGGGACCAGTAAAATAGTCGCTTGGAAGAGTAGCACTCCTTCAGATCTTGGAACCACTGCACAAAAACATTCAATGCTACATTTCGTGGCATCGGGCTGCTCAAAGGACCACCATCCAGGTTCCCTGAAATGGTGGGTATTTCGGAAGTGGGCTTCTCTTCACCGCCTGGTGTGTTAATTTTGTAAGGTGCATCTGACGCCTCATTTTTGTTCGGTTGCTTCCGTATTTCTTTGCTGGATTTTGCATGGAAAAACATGCTCTTCTTGGGCATTGGCAGGAAAAGGGACAAAACAAAGGCCACAGAGACGGAGGCCAAGGATATGACATTGAGGTAAAAGTACGAGAGGCTGGCCAGGGACACCAGGAGCTGGGCCAGCACCGAGGCTGCTGTGTAGGCCACCAGCGTGATGCTCCTGCAGTAGCCGCTCACTTTCTGGTAGTGCTCCGGGCTGACCACGCTGTAAATGTAGGCATAGTAGGCCACCTCGGTGGCGGTGACCATCCCATAGAAGAACTCCACCACCTGCATGGCCTTCACTCCCTGGCCAAACAAGAGCAGCAACCACGTGATGATGAAGCTGACTCCTTGCAGGATGATGACTGGCTTGTAGCGGACATAATCGGTGAGGACAAACACAGGGAGCAGCAGCACCAGGTAAGAGTATGTCCAGATTGGGAAGATCTCATTTGTGATCTGTGAGGTTGAAAAGTGGAGCACGTGACCGTAAGGCACCGAGAGGTGAAAGCAGTACCTTTTTCGGTAGTACGTTACTAAGGTACAGGTGGCTTGCCCAATGGCAAATTCCATATCCAGTTGGATGGGATGTTCTTCATATTATGGAAAAGCACGAGAGAAAACTGATTTTCCAGGAAGAGAgagctcctcccccttctccaaaacaaaaccaatttaTAAATGTATGTACCTCCCAACATAGTAATGTATTTGCTTAATGTGCAATCTGAACTCTCTTAAAGTTAAGTAGTATATATATTTgagttaaattaatttaaaatgctcAACAGACACTTTGGACTTTTCCAGGCTCTTCAAAAATACCATTCCTTCTTGTTCAAAGATTTTTAACATCAGACAGAGTGGCTACAAAATTAGAAGAAGTGacaatctttttgtttatttgatccATCACCATGTCATAAATGTCTACAGTCTAATGAACACATGTGAAGACAGCAAAGAGTAAATAACCTCGCAGAATTACAAAGCGGGAAAAAGTAATGCATTGGATTTTCCTCCTGGCCAAATTTGCTGGGTTCCCAAAGCCTTTTCCCTCCCAGTTCTACTGGTTTATCTCTGCTTACTCAATTCTGGCCTCAATTTGATGTGGGTATTTCACAGCTATCATCAGAAATGCTGCGGACctcaaaacaaaatgttttgtgCCTCTGTTGTCCACAGCAACCTCCGTGGACCCCAAAGTCAATGACGAGGGAAAGTTCAGTGATTGGAAAGGCTAGTGGGACTGAGTGGCACCTTGGAACCTGGGTACATTAACTGGTTCATAGTGGttggagaagcagaccccactgGGTTCACTGTTTGATTTGGGACCTGTATTTGTTAGTCCTTTGTTTTGTCTTCATCACCATAGGCTTCTACCTGGAGAAAACTGGAAACACAGCTGTGGCAAACTGATCTTACATCACCGCACAACAAGCTTGCTTTTCTGTCTGTAGCACCTCATCACCAAATTAACGAGTATTGAGGAGCCTTCCAGGTGAAGCCACAGTCTGCAGGACTTTCGTGGCTCTGGCTGGAGATGGGGATAAAACCAGCGCAGGGTAATTCTCCAATTGGATGACTGCGTTTTCTTGTTGTACTTATTATAAAAAAGGACGTGAATCTTTGAAGTAAAAGAATTTGGCCATCCGGGGAAGATAAAACTGAGATAAAGCTGTTAATGTCTCACTGGCTGGTTGATAGTTTCTCACAACTGAGTAACTATCCTCAAGAactgatatgattctttatcagATCCTGCTTATACCCCTGCAGCCCAAAAGTTTGTGAGGACTGGAGGCCTGGCAGAGATTTTACTCTAGGATTAGTATAACAGAATCAACTGAGCCCTCCCTGAAAGTTACCATGGGTTAAGACTAATGGTAGAACTccataaaagttaaaatatttattaaacatataatgtgctactgttcccatttttttaagtgtgaGGAGGGAAAAGTAGTTTGAATCATTGTATTAAATGGCAAATATCATGAAAATGAGATCACTGAGGTCAATGGGTTAATGTCTCAAGTAAAATGAAGCCCTAACCCCACATCCTGTTCAAATCCTGTAAAATTAAACCATGTTAAGATATGTCTttatgtgggtgcctgggtggctcagtgggttaaagcctctgcctttggctcaggtcatgatcccagggtcctgggatcaagccctacatcgggctctctgctcagtggggagcctgcttcccccactctctctgcctgctgctctgcctacttgtgatctctgtcaaataaataaataaaatattaaaaaaatatgtctgtatgtatattaACTTACCTCTGAGCTGGTCAGGTTTTTATCTGGTCCAGATAAATACGGTATAAGGAAGGGTTCTGAGGGTCTCATCATGGAGAAAAATCCAAATAAGCACAGGATCACCGTGGGATAAATCCAGGAATGACTTGATGAAGTTCTGAAACAATCCATGGCTGATCAAATGGAAACAAAGTCAAAATTAGCTGATGTTTAATTACTTTTGGCATCCTGGATATAACGAAAAACCGATCTCTAAATATTTTGTGAAAGGATAAAGTTACATCTGTCTGCATTTGAAATGGAAAGGTGAGTGATGAATTGTTCTCAAATATTCCTTAGGGCTCCAGTCAAACCATCCTCTGCCAGTGGGCTTCTTACTCATTATTGCTGGGACAGTTACACCTCCTTAGTGTTCTTCATCATGAACATGGTAAGGAGTACTTACTAATAAGTGATAAACATGGGTTAATTAATACTTGAAAGTAAGTAAAACATTGGCTGGTGAGTTATTGGTGTCCATGTGGTAGGTCAAGTACCTCTAGGAGGTCAAATCCAGCTTACCGCAGA belongs to Meles meles chromosome 9, mMelMel3.1 paternal haplotype, whole genome shotgun sequence and includes:
- the LOC123950524 gene encoding thiamine transporter 2-like, which codes for MDCFRTSSSHSWIYPTVILCLFGFFSMMRPSEPFLIPYLSGPDKNLTSSEITNEIFPIWTYSYLVLLLPVFVLTDYVRYKPVIILQGVSFIITWLLLLFGQGVKAMQVVEFFYGMVTATEVAYYAYIYSVVSPEHYQKVSGYCRSITLVAYTAASVLAQLLVSLASLSYFYLNVISLASVSVAFVLSLFLPMPKKSMFFHAKSSKEIRKQPNKNEASDAPYKINTPGGEEKPTSEIPTISGNLDGGPLSSPMPRNVALNVFVQWFQDLKECYSSKRLFYWSLWWAFSTAGFNQVLNYVQILWDYKAPSQSSFVYNGAVEAIATFGGAVAAFAVGYVKVNWDLLGELALAIFSIISAGSLFLTHYTTDIWACYAGYLIFKSSYMLLITIAVFQIAVNLSVERYALVFGMNTFMALVIQTIMTVIVVDQKGLNLPISIQFLVYGSYFAVIAAIFLMRSTYIIYSTKCQKQAQSSPASQNPDELHPEGPRNVITGTKL